Proteins found in one Ctenopharyngodon idella isolate HZGC_01 chromosome 16, HZGC01, whole genome shotgun sequence genomic segment:
- the rpz gene encoding protein rapunzel isoform X2 — translation MAEKEQIKATAVKVLCYVEKVSSFASSIDPLFGIVTSVVGIVKKGLVDEEDHEMHKDFQQVHEKLETISEKNKKVLQQIRIDEINENFGKHEEVIKHQYGAFNTMVERVKLDPENSDHHMQEFVKIYEKDQSDMSLDVFYRGVKGTALFGRPILQVYLEDCKRNKKVMEARCSHLAHLFYIGLMTLMAYYAVTEDDEDEVRDKWGQRVIEIQAKMQEALNQCTEEN, via the coding sequence ATGGCAGAAAAAGAGCAGATCAAAGCGACTGCGGTCAAAGTGCTGTGCTATGTGGAGAAAGTCTCCTCCTTCGCCTCCTCCATAGATCCTCTCTTCGGGATTGTGACTTCAGTAGTCGGGATCGTCAAGAAAGGCCTCGTGGATGAGGAGGACCATGAGATGCACAAAGACTTCCAACAGGTCCACGAGAAGCTGGAAACCATCTCAGAGAAGAACAAGAAGGTGCTCCAACAGATCCGCATTGACGAGATCAATGAGAATTTCGGTAAACACGAGGAAGTCATCAAGCATCAGTACGGTGCTTTCAACACCATGGTGGAAAGAGTAAAACTGGACCCTGAAAACTCGGATCACCACATGCAGGAGTTTGTGAAGATATACGAGAAGGACCAGAGCGACATGAGCTTAGATGTGTTTTATCGTGGTGTGAAGGGCACCGCTCTGTTCGGGAGGCCTATCCTACAAGTATACCTGGAGGACTGTAAAAGGAACAAAAAGGTGATGGAGGCCCGCTGCTCTCACTTGGCTCACCTGTTTTACATCGGTCTTATGACGCTGATGGCCTACTACGCTGTCACTGAAGATGACGAGGATGAAGTGAGAGACAAATGGGGCCAGAGGGTCATTGAAATTCAAGCCAAGATGCAAGAAGCTCTAAACCAATGCACTGAGGAAAACTGA
- the rpz gene encoding protein rapunzel isoform X1 → MADHEIFDDPEKLKRGLVKVLECVATISSAAAVVNPIFGVAGSLIRVVLHHVDDEDMQKLRREFGSVNRALDEISQQNRQALLQIKKETVDKQYHEVEENIRNQFRKFIEIVEAKPEQVQRKKEDFVESFMNDKEDQNMYSLYEGVIGKRKLFSQPILEVYMKHSQGDQRVMENLCTRLAYLFCIGFIALMGYYGIIGDDLESRNEEWEENMKNVQEKMQEVLRRCK, encoded by the coding sequence ATGGCTGACCATGAGATCTTCGACGACCCAGAGAAGCTGAAGAGGGGCCTTGTGAAGGTTCTAGAATGTGTGGCCACCATCTCGTCAGCAGCAGCGGTGGTCAATCCCATCTTCGGCGTGGCGGGCTCTCTCATCCGGGTGGTGCTGCACCATGTGGATGATGAAGACATGCAGAAACTCAGACGTGAGTTTGGCAGCGTGAATCGAGCCCTGGATGAAATCTCACAGCAGAACCGTCAAGCATTGCTGCAAATCAAAAAGGAAACGGTGGACAAACAGTACCACGAGGTGGAGGAAAACATCCGCAATCAGTTCCGCAAATTCATTGAGATCGTGGAGGCCAAGCCGGAGCAAGTGCAACGCAAGAAGGAAGATTTCGTCGAGAGTTTCATGAATGACAAAGAAGATCAGAACATGTACTCGCTTTACGAAGGCGTGATTGGGAAGCGCAAACTCTTCAGCCAGCCCATCCTAGAGGTGTACATGAAGCATTCTCAGGGTGACCAGCGCGTCATGGAAAACCTCTGCACCCGACTGGCCTACCTGTTCTGCATCGGTTTCATCGCTCTGATGGGCTACTACGGCATCATAGGGGATGACTTGGAATCTCGGAACGAGGAGTGGGAAGAGAACATGAAGAATGTGCAGGAGAAAATGCAGGAGGTGCTGAGGAGATGCAAGTGA
- the rpz6 gene encoding rapunzel 6: MSNPLERVVAQKKEAIEAVMEMFERGAEVLASAVGELCPLFEASAPVLRLVLDNVESKEITYVKDQFLVVRSKLDVLSSQIEDINCEIKKGRLDSQFFTVEENICNQFRKYIDILEAKPEYKEVRKRLFLQHFPKTGGEKNLYMLYDAVMGNSTFGEPILDVVEQYEARNRRVLEDFCVRLKELLCLGIIALLGYCFLTQGEEAEQEKIQDWSAKIQEIEMKMKETIEKCVQSFPEQAELDIKRLVKEREDGNLQEMAKELLDFLVKKYDWVSWSIRVVSNLGKIRTLRAGQNFQCVAGQSYFEVSQGNDINLVVSFCSAPQPVPNESIKQMMEGPARKGDAKAVVELLEQQLAGFLVHAISRHKESFAVSSFPEECHYWDKHKNVNVCVHAEEI, encoded by the coding sequence atGTCCAATCCACTAGAGAGGGTTGTAGCCCAGAAGAAGGAGGCCATTGAAGCAGTAATGGAGATGTTTGAGAGAGGAGCCGAGGTGCTGGCCAGCGCTGTTGGAGAGCTGTGTCCTCTGTTTGAAGCTTCTGCACCAGTTTTGAGGCTGGTCTTGGACAATGTGGAAAGCAAGGAGATCACATACGTCAAAGATCAATTTCTAGTTGTGAGGAGCAAATTGGATGTCCTTTCATCTCAAATAGAGGACATCAACTGCGAGATTAAAAAGGGACGTTTGGATTCTCAGTTTTTCACTGTGGAGGAAAATATATGCAACCAGTTTAGAAAATACATTGACATTCTGGAGGCCAAACCGGAGTACAAAGAGGTGAGAAAACGCTTGTTCTTGCAGCATTTTCCCAAAACAGGAGGAGAGAAGAACCTCTACATGCTTTATGATGCTGTGATGGGGAACAGCACATTTGGGGAGCCAATCCTGGATGTTGTGGAACAATACGAGGCCAGAAACAGACGGGTCCTGGAAGACTTCTGCGTCAGACTGAAGGAGCTGCTCTGTCTGGGAATAATCGCTCTGCTGGGATATTGTTTCCTTACTCAGGGCGAAGAGGCTGAGCAGGAGAAGATTCAAGATTGGAGCGCGAAGATCCAAgaaattgaaatgaaaatgaaggaAACGATAGAGAAATGTGTGCAGTCATTTCCGGAGCAAGCTGAACTGGACATCAAGAGGCTTGTGAAGGAGAGAGAAGATGGGAACCTCCAGGAAATGGCCAAGGAACTGCTGGACTTCCTGGTGAAGAAATACGACTGGGTGAGCTGGTCCATCAGAGTCGTTAGTAACTTGGGCAAAATTAGAACCTTGAGAGCTGGACAAAACTTTCAGTGTGTGGCCGGACAGAGTTATTTTGAAGTGTCTCAAGGAAATGACATAAACCTGGTGGTCTCGTTCTGCAGCGCCCCTCAGCCTGTGCCCAATGAGAGCATAAAACAGATGATGGAAGGTCCTGCGAGGAAGGGAGATGCCAAAGCTGTCGTAGAGCTTCTGGAGCAGCAGTTAGCAGGGTTTCTGGTTCATGCCATCAGTCGTCACAAGGAGAGCTTTGCTGTGTCCAGTTTTCCTGAAGAGTGTCACTACTGGGACAAACACAAGAATGTGAATGTCTGTGTGCATGCAGAGGAGATTTAG